From one Catenuloplanes nepalensis genomic stretch:
- a CDS encoding AraC family transcriptional regulator, with amino-acid sequence MDPLEDVLRLLGATGRVSAGLIAGGEWAVAFEAPVDVKFNAVRTGACLLLAGGATYELAAGDCFVITRAVPFVLASAVDVAPCRAEGVFRDVAGGFARTGDGDDFVAIGGRFEMHGRAREVLLDGLPPVIHVPARLPEAAAVGAAIAEIDAELRAARAGATLVAEHLALAMLIRVLRLHLATATGWLGGLADPVVAPALRAIHARPAHPWTVAELAGAAAVSRSTLAARFKAVVGRGPLEYLTGWRIELAADRLRRGETVAAIARDVGYGSESALSVAFKRVTGTTPRAYRSFVSGTFR; translated from the coding sequence GTGGACCCGCTGGAGGACGTGCTGCGGCTGCTCGGCGCGACCGGCCGCGTCTCCGCCGGGCTGATTGCGGGCGGCGAGTGGGCGGTCGCGTTCGAGGCGCCGGTGGACGTGAAGTTCAACGCGGTCCGCACCGGCGCCTGCCTGCTGCTGGCCGGCGGCGCCACCTACGAGCTGGCCGCGGGCGACTGCTTCGTCATCACCCGCGCGGTGCCGTTCGTGCTGGCCAGCGCGGTGGACGTGGCGCCATGCCGGGCGGAGGGGGTCTTCCGGGACGTCGCCGGCGGCTTCGCGCGGACCGGCGACGGGGACGACTTCGTCGCGATCGGCGGCCGGTTCGAGATGCACGGACGCGCGCGGGAGGTGCTGCTGGACGGCCTGCCGCCGGTGATTCACGTGCCCGCGCGGCTGCCCGAGGCCGCCGCGGTCGGTGCGGCGATCGCCGAGATCGACGCGGAGCTGCGGGCCGCGCGGGCCGGCGCCACGCTGGTCGCGGAGCATCTCGCGCTGGCCATGCTGATCCGGGTGCTGCGCCTGCATTTGGCCACCGCGACCGGCTGGCTCGGCGGGCTCGCCGACCCGGTGGTGGCGCCGGCGCTGCGCGCGATCCACGCCCGGCCCGCACACCCGTGGACGGTCGCGGAGCTGGCCGGCGCGGCCGCGGTCTCCCGGTCCACGCTCGCCGCGCGGTTCAAGGCCGTGGTCGGGCGCGGGCCGCTGGAATACCTGACCGGGTGGCGGATCGAGCTGGCCGCGGACCGGCTGCGCCGCGGCGAGACCGTGGCCGCGATCGCGCGCGACGTCGGCTACGGCTCGGAGAGCGCGCTGAGCGTCGCGTTCAAGCGCGTCACCGGAACCACACCACGTGCGTACCGATCGTTCGTTTCCGGGACATTCAGGTGA
- a CDS encoding SDR family NAD(P)-dependent oxidoreductase, with amino-acid sequence MRTTAEDVVRGLDLRGRRIIVTGGGSGLGAETARVLASAGAEVTIGVRTPVPGARAIPLDLADLESVRAFAKAWDGPLDALIANAGVMAIPTRQRSAAGWEMHLAVNHLGHFALARALRPALRASGAGRLVVLSSGAHRDHPLDREDPHFARRPYDRWAAYGQSKTADVLLAVAAARRWAGDGILANAANPGWVMTGLQRHVDDETMRAMGAMDADGNVVPQPYSRTLAEGAAGPVTLAVSATTTGAYYEDAAPSENVAPHAVDPETAAWLWDHASEALRAS; translated from the coding sequence ATGAGAACAACGGCAGAAGACGTCGTCCGCGGACTGGACCTGCGCGGCCGCCGCATCATCGTCACCGGCGGCGGCTCCGGGCTCGGCGCCGAGACCGCGCGCGTGCTGGCGAGCGCGGGCGCGGAGGTGACCATCGGCGTGCGCACTCCGGTGCCCGGCGCGCGCGCGATCCCGCTCGACCTCGCGGACCTGGAGTCGGTGCGCGCGTTCGCGAAGGCCTGGGACGGGCCGCTGGACGCGCTGATCGCGAACGCGGGCGTGATGGCGATACCGACCCGGCAGCGCAGCGCGGCAGGCTGGGAGATGCACCTGGCCGTCAACCACCTCGGCCACTTCGCGCTGGCGCGGGCGCTGCGTCCCGCGCTGCGCGCGTCCGGGGCCGGCCGGCTGGTCGTGCTCTCCTCCGGCGCGCACCGCGACCACCCGCTGGACCGCGAGGACCCGCACTTCGCACGCCGGCCGTACGACCGGTGGGCCGCCTACGGCCAGTCGAAGACCGCGGACGTACTGCTGGCCGTGGCGGCGGCCCGGCGGTGGGCGGGCGACGGCATCCTGGCCAACGCGGCGAACCCGGGCTGGGTGATGACCGGCCTGCAGCGGCATGTGGACGACGAGACGATGCGGGCGATGGGCGCGATGGACGCGGACGGGAACGTGGTGCCGCAGCCGTACTCACGCACGCTCGCCGAGGGCGCGGCCGGCCCGGTCACGCTCGCGGTGTCCGCGACGACCACCGGCGCCTACTACGAGGACGCCGCGCCGTCGGAGAACGTGGCCCCGCACGCGGTCGACCCGGAGACGGCCGCGTGGCTGTGGGACCACGCGTCAGAGGCTCTCCGAGCGTCGTAA
- a CDS encoding STAS domain-containing protein, producing the protein MTLDVSTRADGSLVIRASGDVGVESAVHLRQTLVHAVRRTRPLRLIVDLAGVASVDSINVGTFAATCALADVHQVAVFFDDPAPELAEQLATAGVPSWRLRRSESL; encoded by the coding sequence ATGACGCTCGACGTATCCACGCGTGCGGACGGCAGCCTGGTCATCCGCGCCAGCGGGGATGTGGGAGTGGAGAGCGCGGTGCACCTGCGGCAGACGCTGGTGCACGCGGTGCGCCGGACCCGGCCGTTGCGGCTGATCGTGGACCTGGCCGGCGTCGCGTCGGTCGACTCGATAAACGTGGGCACGTTCGCGGCCACCTGCGCGCTCGCGGACGTGCACCAGGTGGCCGTCTTCTTCGACGATCCGGCGCCGGAACTGGCGGAGCAACTCGCCACCGCGGGCGTGCCGTCGTGGCGATTACGACGCTCGGAGAGCCTCTGA
- a CDS encoding 5,10-methylenetetrahydrofolate reductase — MSDTSPRPSLRQLIETGGEPVLVGITPPRRSTEPEQAAEIAGRTLERLAAVDVDGLILYDIDDESDRNPEQRPFPYLPTMDPATFHDTHLAGWDRSVIVYRCVGKYPEADLADWLRSVDTDRVLSVFVGASSGDKPVHTHLGQAHELRREIRSELTLGAVSITERYTRRGDEHLRMLDKQERGVAFFISQVVYDVGATKSMLSDYFYACRERGVAPRPVILTLSVCGSVKTLEFLQWLGVDVPRWLENTLRHTEDPLTESYEQCVSNARELIAFCRRLGLPFGFNVESVSSRKVEIEASVALAAEIRRLLS, encoded by the coding sequence ATGTCCGACACCTCGCCCAGGCCCTCACTCCGGCAGCTCATCGAGACGGGCGGGGAGCCCGTGCTGGTGGGCATCACGCCGCCCCGGCGGTCCACCGAGCCCGAGCAGGCGGCCGAGATCGCCGGCCGCACGCTGGAGCGGCTCGCCGCGGTCGACGTCGACGGGCTGATCCTCTACGACATCGACGACGAGAGCGACCGCAACCCGGAGCAGCGCCCGTTCCCGTACCTGCCGACCATGGACCCGGCGACGTTCCACGACACGCACCTGGCCGGCTGGGACCGCTCGGTGATCGTCTACCGGTGCGTCGGCAAGTACCCCGAGGCGGACCTCGCCGACTGGCTGCGGTCCGTCGACACCGACCGCGTGCTCAGCGTCTTCGTCGGCGCCTCGTCCGGCGACAAGCCGGTGCACACCCACCTCGGCCAGGCACACGAGCTGCGCCGCGAGATCCGCAGTGAGCTGACCCTCGGCGCGGTCAGCATCACCGAGCGGTACACCCGCCGCGGCGACGAGCATCTGCGCATGCTCGACAAGCAGGAGCGCGGCGTCGCGTTCTTCATCTCCCAGGTCGTCTACGACGTCGGCGCGACCAAGAGCATGCTGTCCGACTACTTCTACGCCTGCCGCGAGCGTGGCGTCGCGCCGCGCCCGGTCATCCTGACGCTCTCGGTCTGCGGCTCGGTCAAGACGCTCGAGTTCCTCCAGTGGCTCGGCGTCGACGTGCCGCGCTGGCTGGAGAACACGTTGCGCCACACCGAGGACCCGCTCACCGAGTCCTACGAGCAGTGCGTCTCGAACGCACGGGAGCTCATCGCGTTCTGCCGCCGCCTCGGCCTCCCGTTCGGCTTCAACGTCGAGAGCGTCTCCAGCCGCAAGGTCGAGATCGAGGCCTCCGTCGCCCTCGCCGCCGAGATCCGCAGGCTGCTGAGCTGA
- a CDS encoding SseB family protein, with protein sequence MSDSPLSDALAAYAGNRTDENWGRLVDVFRNSIVGAVGAGPVSGGRAGAGFGVSRTTHGDGRQRILTFADPPVYARTFGQHFNVGVPGSVLLEMAAGDLDCAGILINSATSETSVVITREAAEAALD encoded by the coding sequence ATGAGCGATTCGCCGCTGTCCGACGCGTTGGCCGCATATGCCGGAAATCGGACGGATGAGAACTGGGGCCGCCTCGTCGACGTGTTCCGCAACTCGATCGTGGGCGCGGTCGGGGCCGGTCCGGTCTCCGGCGGCCGGGCCGGCGCGGGCTTCGGCGTGAGCCGGACCACCCACGGCGACGGGCGGCAGCGGATCCTCACGTTCGCCGACCCGCCGGTCTACGCGCGCACGTTCGGCCAGCACTTCAACGTCGGCGTGCCCGGATCCGTGCTGCTGGAGATGGCCGCCGGCGACCTCGACTGCGCCGGAATCCTGATCAACAGCGCGACCTCGGAGACCAGCGTCGTGATCACCCGTGAGGCCGCGGAGGCCGCGCTCGACTGA
- a CDS encoding barstar family protein produces the protein MTASAHVRPFLEVVVLDAVAASLRARGQRVVRLDASGWTEDDDLHRELAAALDFPEDYAATPDALRDALDDVHAPDGLALAFVGYDGFAAHRPETARLALEIIGAWCARGQQLSCLVEPPLSE, from the coding sequence ATGACCGCTTCCGCGCACGTTCGCCCGTTCCTGGAAGTCGTCGTGCTGGACGCGGTGGCGGCGTCGCTGCGCGCCCGGGGGCAGCGCGTGGTCCGCCTGGACGCGTCCGGCTGGACCGAGGACGACGACCTGCACCGGGAACTCGCGGCCGCGCTGGACTTCCCGGAGGACTACGCCGCAACGCCGGACGCGCTACGGGACGCGCTGGACGACGTGCACGCGCCGGACGGGCTGGCGCTGGCGTTCGTCGGCTACGACGGGTTCGCCGCGCACCGGCCGGAGACCGCCCGCCTCGCACTGGAGATCATCGGGGCCTGGTGTGCACGCGGGCAGCAGCTGTCCTGCCTGGTCGAGCCGCCCCTCAGCGAGTGA
- a CDS encoding VWA domain-containing protein, whose product MSVAWPLGLLALLVVPLLLLARWWLNRRRKRAALRVASVALIRAALPARSSWRRRVPVILFLAGLAALAGGLTRPQASLAVPSNDTSILLAIDVSGSMCTTDIAPNRLAVAADAAREFIRGQRDGTRIGLVAFSGISGLLVAPTEDKEALLAAIDGLKTARGTAIGAAILTAIDAIAEINPNVAATGVDLGDPPVTDPAAFQPDTIVVLTDGANSTGVDPVTAAEQAAARRLRIFTIGFGTTEPAQMVCTPDQIGTDAFSGRRGPGGRDPGGWGNGGRRIQEIDEEALTAVADLTGGQYFKAEDSEQLTDVLGDLPREIGLHREDVEITFWFMLAGAVLVVTGAGLSLWWNRGVTR is encoded by the coding sequence ATGTCGGTCGCCTGGCCGCTGGGCCTGCTCGCGCTGCTGGTCGTACCGCTGCTGCTGCTCGCCCGGTGGTGGCTCAACCGGCGCCGGAAGCGGGCCGCGCTGCGCGTAGCGAGCGTTGCGCTGATCCGGGCCGCGCTGCCCGCGCGATCGTCGTGGCGCCGGCGCGTGCCGGTGATCCTGTTCCTGGCCGGCCTGGCCGCGCTGGCCGGCGGGCTGACCCGGCCGCAGGCGTCGCTGGCGGTGCCGTCCAACGACACCTCGATCCTGCTCGCGATCGACGTGTCCGGCTCGATGTGCACCACGGACATCGCGCCGAACCGGCTCGCGGTCGCGGCGGACGCGGCCCGCGAGTTCATCCGCGGACAGCGCGACGGCACCCGGATCGGGCTGGTCGCGTTCTCCGGCATCTCCGGGCTGCTGGTCGCTCCGACCGAGGACAAGGAGGCGCTGCTGGCCGCGATCGACGGGCTGAAGACCGCGCGCGGCACCGCGATCGGGGCGGCGATCCTGACCGCGATCGACGCGATCGCGGAGATCAACCCGAACGTGGCCGCGACCGGCGTGGACCTCGGCGACCCGCCGGTGACGGACCCGGCCGCGTTCCAGCCGGACACGATCGTGGTGCTCACCGACGGCGCGAACAGCACCGGCGTCGACCCGGTCACCGCTGCCGAGCAGGCCGCGGCGCGGCGACTGCGGATCTTCACGATCGGCTTCGGCACGACCGAGCCCGCGCAGATGGTGTGCACGCCGGACCAGATCGGCACGGACGCGTTCTCCGGCCGGCGCGGTCCGGGCGGGCGCGACCCGGGCGGGTGGGGCAACGGCGGGCGGCGGATCCAGGAGATCGACGAGGAGGCGCTGACCGCGGTCGCGGACCTGACCGGCGGGCAGTACTTCAAGGCCGAGGACTCGGAGCAGCTCACGGACGTGCTCGGCGACCTGCCCCGGGAGATCGGCCTGCACCGGGAGGACGTGGAGATCACGTTCTGGTTCATGCTGGCCGGTGCGGTGCTGGTGGTCACCGGCGCGGGACTGTCGCTGTGGTGGAACCGGGGCGTCACTCGCTGA
- a CDS encoding VWA domain-containing protein — MTVLYPAVLLLAVLLTAGAIAAYVMLARRRTRVLVSVGLASAGDRRAAVRRHLPWALLLAALPIMLVGLARPEAEVAVPRVAGTVILAFDISNSMAADDVGPTRLAAAQAAAGEFVRRQPESVDVGVVVFGDQALNTQAPTDDHALAIAAIDRAKAGGGTSLGQAIMVSLGAITGKPMVVPDDGPPPDLGYWPSATIVIFSDGEETGGPDVEEAAALAAAAGVRIQTVGVGTPEGATVEVDGYRLTTALDETLLTAIAQVSGGQYHTAGDAEALADTTGGIDLRLTTKKEPVELTAPFAGAALLLLAVGALLSTRWHGRII; from the coding sequence ATGACCGTGCTCTACCCGGCCGTGCTCCTGCTCGCCGTGCTGCTGACCGCGGGCGCGATCGCGGCCTACGTGATGCTGGCGCGCCGCCGTACCCGCGTGCTGGTGTCGGTTGGTCTCGCCTCTGCAGGAGATCGCCGCGCCGCGGTCCGGCGGCACCTGCCCTGGGCGCTGCTGCTGGCCGCGCTGCCGATCATGCTGGTCGGGCTGGCCCGGCCGGAGGCGGAGGTGGCCGTGCCGCGCGTGGCCGGCACCGTCATCCTCGCGTTCGACATCTCCAACAGCATGGCCGCGGACGACGTCGGCCCGACCCGGCTCGCCGCCGCCCAGGCCGCGGCCGGTGAGTTCGTGCGGCGGCAGCCGGAGTCGGTCGACGTGGGCGTGGTCGTCTTCGGCGACCAGGCGCTCAACACGCAGGCGCCGACGGACGACCACGCGCTCGCGATCGCCGCGATCGACCGGGCCAAGGCCGGCGGCGGCACCTCGCTCGGCCAGGCCATCATGGTCTCGCTCGGCGCGATCACCGGGAAGCCGATGGTGGTGCCGGACGACGGCCCGCCGCCGGACCTCGGCTACTGGCCGTCCGCCACGATCGTGATCTTCTCCGACGGCGAGGAGACCGGCGGCCCGGACGTGGAGGAGGCGGCCGCACTCGCGGCCGCGGCGGGCGTGCGGATCCAGACCGTCGGCGTCGGCACGCCCGAGGGCGCCACCGTCGAGGTCGACGGCTACCGGCTCACCACCGCGTTGGACGAGACGCTGCTGACCGCGATCGCGCAGGTCAGCGGCGGGCAGTACCACACCGCCGGTGACGCGGAGGCGCTCGCGGACACCACCGGCGGCATCGACCTGCGGCTGACCACGAAGAAGGAGCCGGTCGAGCTGACCGCGCCGTTCGCCGGGGCCGCGTTGCTGCTGCTCGCCGTGGGCGCGCTGCTCAGTACCCGCTGGCACGGGAGGATCATCTGA
- a CDS encoding DUF58 domain-containing protein, producing MTPDRLLRRLEWRLGRRLDGRLQGAYRTVWHGTGLDFTDLRAYVAEDDVRHIDWNVTARLDEPYVRQYTEDRELTAWLVVDRSASMRVGAQGKDSVAAELSVSLARLVSQGGNRVGAILFDNEAQRVIPPRGGRDQILRIASELTRPHTGGIADLGRMLTFAAATTRQRRSLIFVVSDFIGDPGWEKPLAMLTHRHEVVVIRVVDPAELELPDVGLVLVEDAETGEQILVDTSDPLLRRRLAEEVDGRESLIATAMHRAGVAAHRITTDSDLLDALVSMTRRSGRVRR from the coding sequence ATGACACCGGACCGGTTGCTGCGGCGCCTGGAGTGGCGGCTCGGCCGCCGGCTCGACGGGCGACTACAGGGTGCCTACCGCACGGTGTGGCACGGCACCGGCCTGGACTTCACCGACCTCCGGGCGTACGTGGCCGAGGACGACGTCCGGCACATCGACTGGAACGTGACCGCGCGCCTCGACGAGCCGTACGTCCGGCAGTACACCGAGGACCGCGAGCTGACCGCGTGGCTGGTCGTGGACCGGTCCGCGTCCATGCGGGTGGGTGCGCAGGGCAAGGACTCGGTCGCTGCGGAGCTGTCGGTCAGCCTGGCGCGGCTGGTCTCCCAGGGCGGCAACCGGGTCGGCGCGATCCTCTTCGACAACGAGGCCCAGCGGGTGATCCCGCCGCGCGGCGGACGCGACCAGATCCTGCGCATCGCGAGCGAGCTGACCCGGCCGCACACCGGGGGGATCGCCGATCTCGGCCGGATGCTGACCTTCGCCGCCGCCACCACGAGGCAGCGGCGCAGCCTGATCTTCGTCGTCTCGGACTTCATCGGCGATCCGGGCTGGGAGAAGCCCTTGGCCATGCTCACCCACCGGCACGAGGTGGTGGTGATCCGCGTGGTCGACCCGGCCGAGCTGGAACTGCCGGACGTGGGGCTGGTGCTGGTCGAGGACGCGGAGACCGGCGAGCAGATCCTGGTCGACACCAGCGACCCGCTGCTGCGCCGCCGGCTGGCCGAGGAGGTCGACGGCCGTGAGTCCCTGATCGCCACGGCCATGCACCGCGCCGGCGTCGCCGCGCACCGGATCACCACGGATTCCGACCTGCTCGACGCGCTGGTCTCGATGACCCGCCGATCCGGGAGGGTACGCCGATGA
- a CDS encoding AAA family ATPase encodes MPDGPIEQVLYEVKKTIVGQDPLLERLVVALLARGHILVEGVPGLAKTLAVKSLAEAIGGEFHRVQFTPDLVPADILGTRVYHAPTGEFQVSLGPVFTNLLLADEINRAPAKVQSALLEVMQERQVTIGRETHRVPNPFLVMATQNPIENEGTYPLPEAQTDRFMMKVLVGYPSVTEEFVIVERALTPAAVIQKIIDPETLVSLQQQADRVYVDPSLIEFAVNLAHATREPGRIGLDDLARYVTYGASPRSSISLVLAGRALAFIRGRDYVVPTDLLDLALDVLRHRLVLSYEALSDDVTADLILQKVLANLPVPEPAGRR; translated from the coding sequence ATGCCGGACGGACCGATCGAGCAGGTGCTCTACGAGGTCAAGAAGACCATCGTGGGCCAGGATCCGCTGCTCGAACGGCTGGTCGTGGCGCTGCTCGCCCGCGGCCACATCCTGGTCGAGGGCGTGCCCGGGCTCGCCAAGACGCTCGCGGTGAAGTCTCTCGCGGAGGCGATCGGCGGCGAGTTCCACCGGGTGCAGTTCACGCCGGACCTGGTGCCGGCGGACATTCTCGGCACCCGCGTCTACCACGCGCCGACCGGCGAGTTCCAGGTGTCGCTCGGGCCGGTGTTCACGAACCTGCTGCTCGCCGACGAGATCAACCGGGCGCCGGCGAAGGTGCAGTCCGCGCTGCTGGAGGTGATGCAGGAGCGGCAGGTCACGATCGGCCGCGAGACGCACCGGGTGCCGAACCCGTTCCTGGTGATGGCGACCCAGAACCCGATCGAGAACGAGGGTACGTATCCGCTGCCCGAGGCGCAGACCGACCGGTTCATGATGAAGGTGCTGGTCGGCTACCCGAGCGTGACCGAGGAGTTCGTGATCGTCGAGCGGGCGCTCACGCCGGCCGCGGTCATCCAGAAGATCATCGACCCGGAGACGCTGGTGAGCCTGCAACAACAGGCCGACCGGGTGTACGTGGATCCGTCGCTGATCGAGTTCGCGGTCAACCTTGCGCACGCCACCCGCGAGCCGGGCCGGATCGGGCTGGACGACCTCGCGCGCTACGTCACCTACGGCGCGTCCCCGCGCAGTTCGATCAGCCTGGTGCTGGCCGGGCGCGCGCTGGCGTTCATCCGCGGGCGCGACTACGTCGTACCCACGGATCTGCTTGATCTTGCTCTTGACGTGTTGCGGCATCGGCTCGTCCTGTCGTACGAGGCGCTCTCCGACGACGTCACCGCGGACCTGATCCTGCAGAAGGTGCTGGCGAACCTTCCGGTGCCCGAGCCCGCCGGCCGCCGATGA
- a CDS encoding S1C family serine protease has translation MQTDRRAPVVMTVLRDPASVETPPETADDTGGPARGIDRRRLLIGLIVVWALVITGLVIFQGAGGEPEAAPAPVPPSPSESAGPLGVPQIYEVVRPSVVRITAEGAGESTGTGVLANADGTILTAFHVVEGARTITVTYAGGAESRATVAESDPAMDIAVLVPEEPPETLVPATIGGAAGVGDTVVAIGNPLGLTATTTSGVVSALDRTLDRGNDPDMAGLIQFDAAVNPGSSGGPLINDRAEVVGIVVALANPTDAGTFIGIGFAVPIGAALGATEGDGQAPPL, from the coding sequence ATGCAGACCGACCGTCGGGCACCGGTGGTGATGACCGTGCTGCGTGATCCCGCGTCCGTGGAGACGCCGCCGGAGACCGCCGACGATACGGGCGGACCCGCCCGCGGGATCGATCGGCGGCGGCTGTTGATCGGGCTGATCGTGGTGTGGGCCTTGGTGATCACCGGGCTGGTGATCTTCCAGGGTGCCGGTGGGGAGCCGGAGGCCGCGCCCGCGCCCGTCCCGCCGTCGCCGAGTGAGTCCGCGGGGCCGCTGGGCGTGCCGCAGATCTATGAGGTGGTGCGGCCGTCCGTGGTGCGGATAACGGCTGAAGGGGCCGGCGAGTCGACCGGGACCGGGGTGCTGGCGAACGCGGACGGCACGATCCTGACCGCGTTCCACGTGGTCGAGGGCGCGCGGACGATCACGGTCACCTACGCGGGCGGCGCCGAGTCGCGGGCGACGGTCGCGGAGTCGGATCCGGCGATGGACATCGCGGTGCTGGTGCCGGAGGAGCCGCCGGAGACGCTGGTGCCGGCCACGATCGGGGGTGCGGCCGGGGTGGGGGACACCGTGGTCGCGATCGGCAATCCGCTGGGTCTGACCGCGACCACGACCAGCGGCGTCGTCTCCGCGCTCGACCGGACGCTGGACCGTGGGAACGATCCGGACATGGCGGGACTCATCCAGTTCGACGCGGCGGTCAACCCGGGCAGTTCGGGCGGGCCGCTGATCAACGACCGGGCGGAGGTGGTGGGGATCGTGGTGGCGCTGGCGAACCCGACCGACGCCGGCACGTTCATCGGCATCGGCTTCGCGGTCCCGATCGGTGCCGCGCTCGGCGCGACCGAGGGCGACGGCCAGGCCCCGCCCCTGTAG